Below is a window of Planococcus rifietoensis DNA.
CCGCCATGCGCTTCGCATGGGTGCAGAAATCTTCCACAACTTGAAAACTGTACTGAAAGACAAAGGCTATAACACATCTGTAGGCGACGAAGGCGGATTCGCACCGAACCTTGGCTCGAACGAAGAAGCGCTTGAGACGATCATGGTTGCGATCGAAAAAGCCGGCTTCAAGCCAGGCCAAGACGTCTTGCTCGCAATGGACGTAGCTGCTTCTGAAATCTACGACAAAGAAAAAGGCGTTTATACATTGGCTGGGGATAACACTGTCAAGACTTCCGCTGAAATGGTCGACTGGTATGAAGAGTTGGCAAATAAATACCCGATCGTCTCTATTGAAGATGGATTGGACGAGAATGACTGGGATGGCTTTAAGCTATTGACAGAACGTATCGGCGATAAAGTACAGCTGGTCGGAGATGACTTGTTTGTTACGAACACGAAGAAATTGGCGCAAGGCATCGAGCAAGGCATCGGCAACTCGATCCTGATCAAAGTAAACCAAATCGGTACATTGACAGAAACATTCGATGCAATCGAAATGGCGAAGCGCGCAGGCTACACAGCGGTCATCTCCCACCGTTCAGGCGAGTCGGAAGATGTAACGATTGCAGACATCGCAGTCGCGACAAACGCAGGACAAATTAAAACAGGCGCACCGTCACGTACAGACCGCGTAGCGAAATACAACCAATTGCTTCGCATCGAAGACCAATTGCACGACACAGCGAAATACTTGGGCGTTAAGACTTTCTATAACTTGAAGAAATAATAGTGAATAGGTGAGGAAGAGCTGCCGGAGATTTTTTCCGGCAGCTTTTCTGTTAGAATGTGTGAGCAAGATAGAGCTTGCTTAGTGTAAGTTGTCTGAAGCTGATTTATGAATCATTGTAAAAAGCTTACGCTTCAGGGGCATGCTTGCCGAGGGGCGGGCGTCGAGCCCTTATGGCTACGCCATATAGGTCTCGCCTGTCCCGCGCAGTCCCTCCGGCGTCAGCCCCTTGCGCTCCAGCTTTGAAAAATTTCTATAAAAACTGGGCTTTGCTCATAGACTTTCTAATAAATATCGGGTGTTAATCAGAACGGAGCAAAATAGCGCAGAACCCCTTACTGCTCCTGCAGCGCTTCGCACTGCATCGCAAAGAATTAGCCTCGTTCATGTCGGCTAATTCTTGCCTGCGGGAAAGCGAGACAGATGAGACCCTGGACTGAGCAAAGCGAGGGAAGCGGCTCAGCGCTCGCCCCCGGCAAATGTATAGGCGAAGTAAAGCTAAGCCTACACATTTGCGATGCTCGAGCTTCTCGAGAGTAGAGCAAGCTTTTGTTGCAGCTATTTTGCGGAGTGAAGTTTAAATGCAATCTTACTTTCCGCTCTACTAGATAAAGCAACTGTTCCTCACCAACAAATTCAAAAAAGAATGAACAGAAAAAGATGAAATGGTCTAAACTATTTGTATTTTTTAGGGGCTCTATTGCTTGAGGTTTCAATTTTTGGTAAACTAGAGTTTGTTGTGAAGGTTCTTTTCAGGAGGTGGTATTTATGCATACATTGTTAATGACATTACTTCTTATCGTCTCGATCGCTTTGATTGTTGTCGTTCTATTGCAATCAGGGAAAAGTGCAGGCCTTTCAGGAGCCATCTCCGGTGGAGCAGAGCAACTTTTCGGCAAGCAAAAAGCCCGTGGGTTGGATCTTGTCCTACACCGGGTGACGATCGTCCTTGCTGCCTTATTCTTTATTCTGGCTATCGCCGTAACGAAAGTATAATGTAGAGCACATCGCCTGACCATTTAGTGGTTGGGCGTTTTCTTTTAGGGGAAATTGGGCACTGGCCTATATAATATAGTAAGTAAATTTAGTTGGAGGGAACTTTTATGCGCATTTCACAACCGAAACCATTCTTCTTTGAGCAAGGGCCGCGTGCAGTTCTGTTATTGCACGGCTTTACCGGAAATTCCGCAGATGTCCGGATGCTCGGGCGATTCTTGGAAACAAAAGGCTACACAAGCATTGCGCCGCATTATGCAGGGCATGGCGTGGCGCCGGAGAAGCTGGTGGAGACAGGCCCCGTAGATTGGTGGAAAGACGTCGAACAGGCGTATCAAACACTGGTCGACAAGGGATACCAGGAGATTGCGGTGGCCGGCTTGTCGCTCGGCGGCGTATTCAGCTTGAAACTAGGGTATACAAAGCCTATCAAGGGCATTGTGACGATGTGTGCGCCGATGCACATGAAATCTACCGACCTGATGTACCAGGGCGTTTTGGAGTATGCCCGTGAATACAAGAAATATGAAGGAAAAGATGATAAGCTTATCGAAGAAGAGATGAAGAAGTTCGAGGAAAAGCCGATGGAAACACTCGCTGAACTGCGTGAGTTGATCGGTGAAGTACGGAATAACGTCGATCATGTCTATGCACCGCTTTTCGTCGTCCAAGGCTCATTGGACAAAGTTATCAATACAGAGTCTGCGAACATTATCCACGACGAAGCGGAGTCGACTGACAAGCGCATCAAATGGTACGAGAAATCGGGCCATGTCATCACGCTGGATCAGGAGAAAAAGCAATTGCATGAAGATATATATGAGTTTCTCGAATCGCTCGACTGGAGCGTGTGAGACGGTCTCAAAAGGAGGAGTTAGGATTGGACAAGAATGAACAGTCATTGGATCAACGTTTATTGGCCTTTATGCGCGAAGAAGCATACAAGCCATTAACGGTGACAGAAATTGAAGAACAGTTCGGCTTTGAAGACGCCGACGAATTTAAGGAATTGGTGAAGACGCTCGTCAAGCTCGAGGAAAAAGGCGAATTGGTGCGTTCACGTTCGAATCGCTACGGTGTGCCGGATCGCATGAACTTGATGCGTGGCAAATTCATCGGCCACGCCAAAGGCTTCGGCTTTTTTGCGCCTGAAGAAGCAGGCCTCGACGATGTCTTTATCCCGCCGAATGAAGTGAACGGAGCGGTAAACGGCGACACAGTCATGATCCGTGTTTCTGAAGGGTCATCTGGAGACCGCCGCGAAGGATCCGTCATCCGCATCTTGGAACGCGGCACAACGAAAGTCGTCGGCACGTTCCAGGCGAACAAAGGCTTTGGCTTTGTCGTCACGGATGACAAGAAAATGAATATGGATATCTTTATTGCGAAAGACGATACACTCGGTGCCGTCGACGGCCATAAAGTCGTCGTCGAAATCACCGGCTGGCCGGAAGGGCGTTTGTCCGCAACGGGCATGGTTACACAAGTGCTCGGGCATAAAAACGACCCAGGCGTCGATATTTTGTCGATTATCCATAAATACGGCATCGAGGTAGAATTCCCGCAGGATGTGCTGGACCAGGCAAATGCTGTGCCGGACCAAATCGATCCCGAAGACCTGAATGACCGCCGTGATTTGCGCGATGAGCAGATTGTGACGATCGATGGGGCGGATGCGAAAGATTTGGATGATGCTATTCAAGTCAAGAAGTTTGATGATGGCACATACAAACTCGGCGTCCATATTGCAGACGTCAGCCATTACGTCACAGAAGGCTCACCGATCGACCGTGAAGCTTATGACCGGGCGACGAGTATTTACTTGACGGACCGCGTCATTCCGATGATTCCGCACCGCTTGTCGAACGGTATCTGCTCGCTCAACCCGCAAGTTGACCGTCTGACCTTGTCTTGTGAAATGATTTTCAACGACAAAGGAGAAGTGTTGTCCCACGATATTTTCCAGAGCGTCATCAACACATCGGCACGCATGACCTATACAGATGTATATGAAATTCTTGAAAAAGACAATCAGGAATTGAAAGAACAATACGCTGAACTGGTTCCGATGTTCGAATTGATGAAAGAACTTTCAGCTGTCTTGCATCAGCGCCGCATGACACGTGGAGCGATCGATTTCGACTTTAAAGAGTCCAAAGTAATTGTGGACGATGAAGGTTACCCGATTGATATCGTTGTTCGTGAGCGCACAGTTGCTGAGCGTTTGATCGAAGAATTCATGCTCGCAGCGAATGAAACCGTCGCAGAACACTTCCATCGCATGGATGTGCCGTCCCTATACCGCATTCACGAAGAGCCGAAAACGGAAAAATTGCAGCGCTTTTTCGAATTCATTACGAATTTCGGTATTACCGTTAAAGGTTCTGGGGATGAAGTTTCTCCAAAGGCTTTGCAGGAAATCATCGAATCTATCGCAGGCAAGCCTGAAGAGCCAGTCGTGTCGACGATGATGTTGCGCTCTATGCAACAGGCGAAATATTCTTCACATAGCCTTGGCCATTTCGGTTTATCGACGGAATTCTATACGCATTTCACGTCGCCGATCCGCCGCTATCCGGATTTGATCATCCATCGTCTGATCCGCACGTATTTGATTGAAAAAGACTTGTCGAAAAAGACAATTCGCCATTGGGAAGCGGAAATGGATGATATCGCAACTCACACATCTGACCGTGAACGACGTGCAGTGGAAGCGGAGCGCGATACGGATGCACTGAAGAAAACACAGTACATGGCAGATAAAGTCGGAGAAGAATTCGACGGCATAGTCTCATCTGTGACGAACTTCGGCATGTTTGTCGAGCTGCCGAATACCATTGAAGGTTTGGTCCACGTGTCCAACTTGACGGATGATTATTATCAATTTGATGACCGTCAGATGATGATGATCGGCGAACGAACCAAGCGCCAGTTCCGCATCGGTGATGAAGTCAAAGTACGGGTTATCGGTGTCAAACCGGAAGAGTCATCCATCGACTTTGAAATCGTCGGCATGACGCAAAATACGCGCCGCAGTTCGCGCAAAGAAACCCCGAAAGTGATTCGCAGCGGCCGTAATGGCGATAAGCCAAGAGACGGCAAAAAACGTGGCGAAGGCGGGGCAGACCGCAAGCCGAAAAACAAGAAAAAGTTTTATGAAAAGCCTGCCAAACAGCAAGGCCGCAACAAGAAGAAATAAAAAAAGCGGCCGCGTGCCGCTTTTTCCAACAGTTTGAGGTGAACAGAAATGGCCAAAGGAGAAGGCAAAGTAATTGCCCAGAATAAAAAAGCGGGATTCGATTTTGCGATTGAAGAAACGATCGAAGCGGGGATTGTCCTGCTCGGTACGGAGATCAAATCCGCCAGAAGCGGCAAAGTGCAGATCAAAGATGCATTTGTCCGCATCCGGAACGGGGAAGCGTGGATTTCCAATATGCACATCTCGCCGTATGAACAGGGCAACCAGTTTAACCACGACCCGCTGCGCTCGCGCAAGCTCTTGCTTCATAAAAAGCAGATCAACGAACTGGTCGGCAAATCGAAAGTCGAAGGGGCAGCAATTGTCCCGCTCAAGATGTATTTGAAAGACGGATATGCCAAAGTGCTGCTCGGCGTCGGTAAAGGGAAGAAGAAATACGACAAGCGCGAAGACTTGAAGAAGAAAGACGCGAAGCGTGCTATCGACCGCGCGCTCAAAGAGAGAAGCCGTTAAACTTGAACTCTGACATGTTTTGTCCTATACTGGTAACAGTACACCGAAGCTAAACCACTTCCGTGTTCTCTTTTAATGAGGGGACGTTACGGATTCGACAGGGATGGTTCGAGCTTGGGTTGCGCGTCGGAGGATCGGCTCCGTCATCAACGTAACTTATAACAACTGGCAAAACTAACAACAACCTAGCATTCGCAGCGTAAGCTCGGATCTGCTTTATGTAACCATCGCCCATGTGGCTGCATAGAGCTCACTTTTAGTGGGATACGGCAGTCAGTGCCGTTTGAGCTGACTGCAAGAGATTCTCGAACTAGCCCTCATGACGCCTGCTTGTCGGCAGATTGAGCGGCGAAACTCCAATAGATAAGCTACACGCGTAGATGCTCAAGTAACGGAGTCTCTGGACGCGGGTTCGACTCCCGCCGTCTCCATAGAATTTTATGGAGTTAAAAAAACGCCAAAATCCTTCGATAGGATTTTGGCGTTTTTTGTTGTTTTTAAAACGCTGAGTTCCGTTTCGGCGGACGCTTTCCGCGGACGAAGCGCTGAGCCTCCTCGTCGCAAGCTCCTGCGGGGTCTCATCACTCCGTTCTTCCGCAGGAGTCGCCGCCTGCACTTCACTCAGCTGGATATTATTCAAATATAAAGTTGAGGTAAGTTTCCATTCAATGGATAGGGCATTACAATTCCGTAGCTCTTCTACTATAATGAAAGCATGAAGAATATGAATTTAAAGGAGAAAACTAATGAATAACTTTCAAAATAAAGTAAGTTTTATCTGGTCGATTGCGGAAGTCTTGCGCGGACCATACAAGCCTGAGGATTACGGAAAAGTCATACTGCCGCTGGCAGTGTTGCGCCGTTTCGATAGTGTCTTAGCTGATACAAAAGAAGAGTTGTTGGCGAATTTCGAAAAATATAAATCATTGAATGAAGATGCACGTGAACCGATCTTGAATCGGGTGGCGAAACAAACTTTCCATAATACAAGCAAGTATGATTTTGGGAAGTTGCTGACGGACTCAGATAACATAGCTGAGAATTTGCGTGACTACATAAACGGTTTTTCCAAAACAGCACGTGACATCATGGAGCATTTTGATTTCGATCGCCAAATCGATAAGATGGAGCAAAATGAACTTTTGTATCTCACCATTAAGCGCTTTAGCGAACTGGACTTGCACCCGTCTATCGTTTCGAACGTGGAAATGGGTTATATCTTTGAAGAATTGATCCGCCGTTTCAATGAGAATGCAGAAGCAGGGGATCACTATACGCCACGCGAAGTTGTACGCTTGATGGTCGGCTTATTGTTTAATGAAACAGCAGACTTAACCAAACCGGGAATTACTCAAACTTTATATGATTGTGCGGCAGGAACAGGGGGCATGGGGTCCGTAGCACAGGAATATTTAAAAGAGCTAAATGATACGGCAGATTTGGAGTTCTTTGCACAGGAAATCAATGCGGAATCCTATGCAATTTGTAAAGCTGATATTCTTATTAAAGGCGAAGATGCCCGCAATATCCGGAATGGCAATACATTGACGGATGATCAATTCAAAGGCCAGCATTTTGACTACCTCATTTCTAATCCGCCATACGGGGTTGACTGGAAACAATGGGAAAAGAAAATCAAAGGTGAACACCAAGACCAAGGATTTGACGGCAGATTTGGGCCAGGCACTCCGCGGACGAGTGATGGACAGTTGTTGTTTTTAATGCATCTCGTTTCCAAAATGAAACCAGTAACTGTGGAAAATCCACAAGGTTCCCGTTTGGCGATCATTATGAACGGGTCACCGTTGTTTACAGGTGATGCAGGATCAGGGGAGAGTGAAATCCGCCGCTATGTACTAGAAAATGATTTAGTAGAAGGCATTGTGGCCATGCCAAATGACCTTTTCTATAACACCGGAATTTCAACCTATATTTGGATACTTACCAATAACAAAGCACCGATTCATCGAGGAAAAGTTGTTTTAGTGAATGCAGTCGACTTCTCGAAAAAGATGAAGAAAAGTTTGGGGAGTAAACGCAACGAAATCACACAGGACCAAATTGATGAAATCATGCGCCTCTACGGCAGTTTTCAGGAAGGAGAATTCGTCAAAGTCTTCGATAATGAGGATTTTGGCTACCGTAAAATAACCGTAGAGCGCCCGCTACGCTTGAATTTCAAATTCAGTGAAGAACGTATTGGAAGAGTGATTGAAGAAAAAGGCTTTATGAATTTAGCTTCTTCGAAGAAAAAAGACGATAAAGGCTTAGCGGAAGTGGAAGCAGGGAAAAAGCTGCAAACGCAAATCATTGAGGTATTGCGAAGTTTCGAGAGTGAAGTGCTTTATAAGAATCGCGAAGAGGTTACGAAAATGTTAAAGGATACTTTTAAAGATGCCAATATCACAATCGGTGCCCCGGTGTTGAATGCAGTGCTTGTAGGACTAGCTGAAAAAGATGAAACTGCGGATATTTGCATGAAGAACAAAAAAGATCCTGAACCGGATGCGTATTTTCGAGATACGGAAATCGTGCCGCTTAAAGAAAATGTCGAAGAGTATTTTGCAAGAGAAGCCTTGCCGCACGTGCCAGATGCGTGGATTGATCATTCCAAAACGAAAATAGGCTATGAAATTCCTTTTACCCGTCAGTTCTACAAATATACTCAGCTTCGGAGCTCTGTAGAAATTATGAAAGAAATTAAAGTTTTAGAAGCGGAGATTGCTGAACAGTTAAAGAAGGTGATGGAATGAAAAGAAAGTATTCAAGTTATAAAAAAACTGAGTTAGATTGGCTAAGTGAAATTCCAGAGCATTGGACATATGGTGGGCTAACTAAATTTTTAGAAAGCATAGTCGATTATAGAGGGAAAACTCCTGAAAAGGTAGAGAAGGGTATCTTTTTAGTTACGGCAAGAAATATCAAAAACGGAACTATTGATTATAAAGTATCTGAAGAATTCGTGAAAATAGAAGAATACGAAGAAATTATGCGACGTGGTAAGCCAGAACTTGGCGATGTTATCTTTACTACAGAAGCACCTTTAGGAGAAGTTGCAAATGTGGATGATATTAATATAGCTTTAGCCCAAAGAGTTATAAAATTTCGTGGACAAAATGATGTTCTAAACAATTTCTATTTGAAATACTGGATTCTTTCCCATTATTTTCAAGAAAATTTAAAAACTTTTGCTACTGGATCTACAGCAGCAGGAATCAAAGCGAGTAAACTATCTAGCTTACAAGTTCTTGTTCCGTCGATTAAAGAGCAAAAGTCCATAGTAAAATATTTAGACCTAGAAAATATTAAAATCAGTGAAATGATCAAATTAAAAACTAAACTAATTAATTTATTGATTGAGAAGAGACAATCCATCATCACGGAAGTTATCACGAAAGGCTTAAACCCGGATGTGAAAGTGAAAGAGTCGGGTGTGGAGTGGATTGGAGAGATCCCTGAAAAATGGGATTTAAAAAAAATAAAATATACAACTTATGCTAAAGGAAGAATTGGTTGGCAAGGGTTAAAATCTGAAGAATTTATTGATGAGGGCCCATATTTAGTAACAGGCACTGATTTCAAAGACGGACAAATTGATTGGAGTAAATGTTATAGAATTTCGCAAGAAAGGTATGAACAAGCTCCTGAAATTCAGTTAAAAAAGGGAGATTTATTAATTACTAAAGATGGGACAATTGGAAAGTTAGCTTTGATTGATAGTTTACCGGGAAAAGCATCTTTGAATAGCCATTTATTGGTTATGAGACCTGAAAGGAATTCATACC
It encodes the following:
- the eno gene encoding phosphopyruvate hydratase; translated protein: MPIITHIQAREVLDSRGNPTVEVEVFTESGAFGRAIVPSGASTGEHEAVELRDGDKSRYLGKGVLKAVDHVNNEIADELEENYSVLDQVSIDQALIELDGTENKGRLGANAILGVSMAVAHAAANYLDLPLYQYLGGFNAKQLPVPMMNILNGGEHADNNVDIQEFMVMPVGAESFRHALRMGAEIFHNLKTVLKDKGYNTSVGDEGGFAPNLGSNEEALETIMVAIEKAGFKPGQDVLLAMDVAASEIYDKEKGVYTLAGDNTVKTSAEMVDWYEELANKYPIVSIEDGLDENDWDGFKLLTERIGDKVQLVGDDLFVTNTKKLAQGIEQGIGNSILIKVNQIGTLTETFDAIEMAKRAGYTAVISHRSGESEDVTIADIAVATNAGQIKTGAPSRTDRVAKYNQLLRIEDQLHDTAKYLGVKTFYNLKK
- the secG gene encoding preprotein translocase subunit SecG, encoding MHTLLMTLLLIVSIALIVVVLLQSGKSAGLSGAISGGAEQLFGKQKARGLDLVLHRVTIVLAALFFILAIAVTKV
- a CDS encoding alpha/beta hydrolase, with product MRISQPKPFFFEQGPRAVLLLHGFTGNSADVRMLGRFLETKGYTSIAPHYAGHGVAPEKLVETGPVDWWKDVEQAYQTLVDKGYQEIAVAGLSLGGVFSLKLGYTKPIKGIVTMCAPMHMKSTDLMYQGVLEYAREYKKYEGKDDKLIEEEMKKFEEKPMETLAELRELIGEVRNNVDHVYAPLFVVQGSLDKVINTESANIIHDEAESTDKRIKWYEKSGHVITLDQEKKQLHEDIYEFLESLDWSV
- the rnr gene encoding ribonuclease R yields the protein MREEAYKPLTVTEIEEQFGFEDADEFKELVKTLVKLEEKGELVRSRSNRYGVPDRMNLMRGKFIGHAKGFGFFAPEEAGLDDVFIPPNEVNGAVNGDTVMIRVSEGSSGDRREGSVIRILERGTTKVVGTFQANKGFGFVVTDDKKMNMDIFIAKDDTLGAVDGHKVVVEITGWPEGRLSATGMVTQVLGHKNDPGVDILSIIHKYGIEVEFPQDVLDQANAVPDQIDPEDLNDRRDLRDEQIVTIDGADAKDLDDAIQVKKFDDGTYKLGVHIADVSHYVTEGSPIDREAYDRATSIYLTDRVIPMIPHRLSNGICSLNPQVDRLTLSCEMIFNDKGEVLSHDIFQSVINTSARMTYTDVYEILEKDNQELKEQYAELVPMFELMKELSAVLHQRRMTRGAIDFDFKESKVIVDDEGYPIDIVVRERTVAERLIEEFMLAANETVAEHFHRMDVPSLYRIHEEPKTEKLQRFFEFITNFGITVKGSGDEVSPKALQEIIESIAGKPEEPVVSTMMLRSMQQAKYSSHSLGHFGLSTEFYTHFTSPIRRYPDLIIHRLIRTYLIEKDLSKKTIRHWEAEMDDIATHTSDRERRAVEAERDTDALKKTQYMADKVGEEFDGIVSSVTNFGMFVELPNTIEGLVHVSNLTDDYYQFDDRQMMMIGERTKRQFRIGDEVKVRVIGVKPEESSIDFEIVGMTQNTRRSSRKETPKVIRSGRNGDKPRDGKKRGEGGADRKPKNKKKFYEKPAKQQGRNKKK
- the smpB gene encoding SsrA-binding protein SmpB; translation: MAKGEGKVIAQNKKAGFDFAIEETIEAGIVLLGTEIKSARSGKVQIKDAFVRIRNGEAWISNMHISPYEQGNQFNHDPLRSRKLLLHKKQINELVGKSKVEGAAIVPLKMYLKDGYAKVLLGVGKGKKKYDKREDLKKKDAKRAIDRALKERSR
- a CDS encoding type I restriction-modification system subunit M, encoding MNNFQNKVSFIWSIAEVLRGPYKPEDYGKVILPLAVLRRFDSVLADTKEELLANFEKYKSLNEDAREPILNRVAKQTFHNTSKYDFGKLLTDSDNIAENLRDYINGFSKTARDIMEHFDFDRQIDKMEQNELLYLTIKRFSELDLHPSIVSNVEMGYIFEELIRRFNENAEAGDHYTPREVVRLMVGLLFNETADLTKPGITQTLYDCAAGTGGMGSVAQEYLKELNDTADLEFFAQEINAESYAICKADILIKGEDARNIRNGNTLTDDQFKGQHFDYLISNPPYGVDWKQWEKKIKGEHQDQGFDGRFGPGTPRTSDGQLLFLMHLVSKMKPVTVENPQGSRLAIIMNGSPLFTGDAGSGESEIRRYVLENDLVEGIVAMPNDLFYNTGISTYIWILTNNKAPIHRGKVVLVNAVDFSKKMKKSLGSKRNEITQDQIDEIMRLYGSFQEGEFVKVFDNEDFGYRKITVERPLRLNFKFSEERIGRVIEEKGFMNLASSKKKDDKGLAEVEAGKKLQTQIIEVLRSFESEVLYKNREEVTKMLKDTFKDANITIGAPVLNAVLVGLAEKDETADICMKNKKDPEPDAYFRDTEIVPLKENVEEYFAREALPHVPDAWIDHSKTKIGYEIPFTRQFYKYTQLRSSVEIMKEIKVLEAEIAEQLKKVME
- a CDS encoding restriction endonuclease subunit S; this translates as MKRKYSSYKKTELDWLSEIPEHWTYGGLTKFLESIVDYRGKTPEKVEKGIFLVTARNIKNGTIDYKVSEEFVKIEEYEEIMRRGKPELGDVIFTTEAPLGEVANVDDINIALAQRVIKFRGQNDVLNNFYLKYWILSHYFQENLKTFATGSTAAGIKASKLSSLQVLVPSIKEQKSIVKYLDLENIKISEMIKLKTKLINLLIEKRQSIITEVITKGLNPDVKVKESGVEWIGEIPEKWDLKKIKYTTYAKGRIGWQGLKSEEFIDEGPYLVTGTDFKDGQIDWSKCYRISQERYEQAPEIQLKKGDLLITKDGTIGKLALIDSLPGKASLNSHLLVMRPERNSYLTKYLYWYLKSDVFNKYIELTKTGTTFYGISQDSIERFIFSCPSRDEQESIVAFLEQKIAQIDSLVISIKSQILKIDQYRQSLICEAVTGKIDVREMVSEK